The following proteins come from a genomic window of Rhodohalobacter sp. 614A:
- a CDS encoding glycosyltransferase, with protein sequence MVKRSFGMDIVPVGMNIPQRTEEEQLQFFEQCIDCYSEAVKRTGEIKHYYNIAGTTVCFVFAGASLIPLLTPALSHLRLPAKSEAEATIYIWDSESTGVDMAAPPCENTHFTDRGDIWGFNSERIKTAFHWSEFSVNVMDMDSNKAVYWVKNPDHLPYWATSSPFRTIFHWWMEKNGCQLMHAAAVGTDDGAVLITAKGGAGKSTTALSSLVDGMYYLSDDYLIVKKDPVPKVFTLYSTAKIGVNDKHRFTELEGYKAEHLEQDQEKDVIYLYPAFKGQIKNELPIKSILMPSIQKDQAETTFSSISFWQIYRAMSFTTMSQLPGVGIHTHDYFKELCEAVPCMTLNLGSDIEKVPVALRNHLKNPEYKYSAAKTGIHQKDDIPLVSVIIPVHNGEKFIEEAVENVLSQDYPAVEIIIVNDGSTDNSDFIIRNLKTDVRYFSRQNSGPSSARNTGIKDASGKYIAFLDVDDLWPENNLSYLVELLEENEDLHVVRGYAQLFRDAKAGGKEYLGNPKESYEFYIGAGLYRADVFSKVGLFDLGLLFGEDTDWYNRAREEHIPIKWLDEVTLFVRRHGENMTEGKTLAELNRLRTVKRAIDRHRSYKDK encoded by the coding sequence ATGGTAAAGCGTAGCTTTGGGATGGATATTGTACCGGTGGGAATGAATATTCCCCAACGGACTGAAGAAGAACAGCTTCAGTTTTTTGAGCAGTGCATTGATTGTTATTCAGAGGCAGTAAAAAGAACAGGTGAGATTAAACACTATTACAATATTGCCGGCACTACGGTGTGTTTTGTTTTTGCGGGTGCTTCTCTTATTCCGCTATTAACACCGGCTTTATCGCATCTTCGTTTGCCGGCGAAGTCCGAAGCCGAGGCAACCATTTATATCTGGGACTCTGAGTCAACCGGGGTTGACATGGCGGCGCCGCCTTGCGAGAATACACATTTCACAGATCGGGGCGATATTTGGGGATTTAACAGTGAAAGAATAAAAACAGCTTTCCACTGGAGTGAATTTTCAGTGAATGTGATGGATATGGATTCAAACAAAGCTGTGTACTGGGTGAAAAATCCCGACCATCTGCCGTACTGGGCCACTTCCTCACCATTCAGAACGATTTTTCATTGGTGGATGGAAAAAAACGGCTGCCAGCTTATGCATGCGGCTGCCGTTGGTACCGATGACGGAGCTGTTCTAATAACTGCGAAAGGAGGGGCAGGCAAATCTACCACAGCGCTTAGTTCTCTGGTGGATGGAATGTACTATCTTTCGGATGATTATTTGATTGTAAAAAAAGATCCGGTTCCTAAAGTGTTTACCCTGTACAGCACCGCAAAAATTGGTGTGAACGACAAACACCGATTTACTGAATTGGAGGGATATAAAGCTGAACATCTTGAGCAGGATCAGGAAAAGGATGTTATTTATCTCTACCCGGCATTTAAAGGCCAGATAAAAAATGAGCTTCCGATTAAATCCATTTTAATGCCCTCTATCCAAAAAGATCAGGCAGAGACAACCTTTTCGTCCATATCTTTTTGGCAGATTTACAGGGCTATGTCGTTTACAACGATGTCGCAATTGCCGGGTGTTGGAATCCATACTCACGATTATTTCAAAGAGCTGTGTGAGGCCGTCCCATGTATGACGCTTAACCTGGGAAGTGATATCGAAAAAGTGCCGGTTGCATTGCGCAATCATTTAAAAAATCCTGAGTATAAATATTCAGCAGCAAAAACGGGTATTCATCAGAAAGATGATATTCCATTGGTAAGTGTGATCATACCTGTCCATAATGGCGAGAAATTTATCGAAGAAGCCGTGGAGAACGTTCTCAGCCAGGATTATCCTGCCGTTGAGATTATTATTGTGAATGATGGATCAACGGATAATTCCGACTTTATCATCAGAAATTTAAAAACGGACGTACGATATTTCAGCCGCCAAAATTCGGGCCCGTCATCTGCAAGAAATACGGGGATTAAAGATGCTTCTGGAAAATACATTGCTTTTCTTGATGTAGATGATTTATGGCCGGAGAATAATCTTTCCTATTTGGTAGAGCTCCTTGAAGAGAACGAAGATTTGCATGTCGTACGCGGGTATGCCCAGTTATTCAGAGATGCAAAAGCAGGTGGAAAGGAATACTTGGGAAATCCTAAAGAATCGTATGAATTTTACATCGGAGCCGGTCTTTACCGTGCGGATGTATTTTCGAAAGTTGGCTTGTTTGATTTGGGATTACTTTTTGGTGAAGATACGGATTGGTACAATCGTGCGCGGGAAGAACACATTCCCATCAAATGGCTGGATGAAGTAACTTTGTTTGTTCGCAGGCATGGGGAAAATATGACAGAAGGAAAAACTCTTGCTGAGCTGAACAGGCTCAGGACGGTTAAGAGAGCCATTGACCGGCA
- a CDS encoding DUF5686 and carboxypeptidase-like regulatory domain-containing protein yields the protein MTRHLFLLLLFLIVSITPAFSQTEVRGIVIDSESGESLPSATVVIEGTYKGTITNEDGLFSLSVDSLPVTLNIRYIGFETSRIEITKRSSLPVRVGLKPSVTELEEIVVTERDPGLSIMELVIERKKLWRANLETYQAEAYTRQILSNDTSIVSISESSSLVFWDDEKGHREIQISRKQTSNISEDQNFAGVNYQPNFYDDNVEIAGYNIVGITHPDALKFYHFELLDVNQMDGKPVYKIGVTPRRQRQPTFMGTAWVLGRDYALIEVDLKPNDVVNFPPPIQEFNLSYQQQFSNYGGEFWLPVDMRVDGSVRVGMVGLRFPPFLFSQTSRISDYQVNAVLPDSIYQEHDVFIRADSSFAGNREAVIESIPLTAEEVSAYETIDSTRTFEEAFKPEGFLANMVDMDDDSSDNDSGPFSRITSWLPDGLGIRARFNRMDGYHLGLKYRNRMNDIGLTFSGYGGYSFHSELWDMGLSINQELFDAGNTSFILNAGYEYGTDTRFLSPMYSLGFNSLQTLVLGTEDYFDYFRNEKMFAGITMENLFPELDVTVTGNRELHNSFDETPVFNYSLFGWHKDRRPNPAIDEGTLQSISLNVAYNKVPKDFGFMGKNQVILMAEHSSDALGSDFDFTRFSAQVDVHIETFYQRRLFANALDLFFAGGTYLGDYLPLQRFGSVDGAMNRFTPFGVIKTRKSVPYVGRRYWTAYGEHNFRTIPFELLGIDYLVDKGWGIILFGGAGYADAKNEDPYNLLISDDIHTEIGASLNSVFGIIRLDFAKRLDAPGFFIGFSVPKYF from the coding sequence ATGACACGGCATTTATTTCTTCTTCTTTTATTTCTAATAGTCTCAATAACCCCGGCATTCTCTCAGACAGAAGTTCGTGGTATAGTTATTGATTCTGAATCCGGTGAAAGCCTTCCTTCTGCCACAGTTGTTATAGAAGGAACTTATAAAGGAACCATTACAAACGAAGATGGGCTCTTTTCTCTATCGGTTGATTCTCTTCCCGTTACTCTCAACATTCGTTACATCGGCTTTGAAACTTCAAGAATTGAGATTACAAAACGCTCTTCATTACCTGTTCGGGTTGGCTTAAAACCATCCGTTACCGAGCTCGAAGAAATTGTGGTAACAGAACGCGATCCCGGACTTTCAATCATGGAATTGGTCATTGAAAGAAAGAAACTCTGGAGAGCAAATCTGGAAACGTATCAGGCAGAAGCGTACACACGTCAAATTCTTAGCAATGATACGTCCATCGTTTCCATCAGCGAAAGCAGCTCTCTTGTTTTCTGGGATGATGAAAAAGGGCATCGCGAAATCCAAATATCAAGAAAACAAACATCAAATATTTCTGAGGATCAGAATTTTGCCGGTGTTAATTATCAACCCAATTTTTATGATGACAATGTGGAAATTGCCGGCTACAATATTGTTGGAATTACACATCCTGATGCACTGAAATTTTATCACTTTGAACTGCTGGATGTCAACCAAATGGATGGCAAACCGGTCTATAAAATTGGAGTTACGCCCCGCCGGCAACGGCAGCCAACGTTTATGGGCACGGCCTGGGTGCTGGGACGCGATTATGCACTGATTGAAGTAGACCTGAAACCCAACGATGTTGTAAATTTTCCTCCGCCAATCCAGGAATTTAACCTCTCGTATCAACAACAGTTCAGTAACTATGGCGGCGAATTTTGGCTCCCGGTAGATATGCGGGTAGACGGCTCTGTGCGAGTGGGAATGGTAGGATTACGTTTCCCGCCGTTTTTATTCAGTCAAACTTCAAGAATATCCGATTACCAGGTAAATGCCGTTCTACCGGATTCAATTTACCAGGAGCACGACGTTTTTATCAGGGCTGATTCTTCATTCGCCGGAAATCGTGAGGCTGTGATTGAATCAATTCCCCTGACTGCCGAGGAGGTTTCAGCCTATGAAACCATCGACAGTACCCGAACTTTCGAAGAAGCTTTTAAGCCGGAAGGTTTTCTCGCCAATATGGTGGATATGGATGACGACAGCAGCGATAATGATTCAGGACCTTTCAGTAGAATTACGAGCTGGCTTCCTGATGGTTTGGGAATAAGAGCCCGGTTTAACCGGATGGATGGATATCATCTCGGCTTAAAATACCGGAACAGAATGAATGATATTGGCCTGACATTTTCCGGATATGGCGGCTACAGTTTTCACAGTGAGTTGTGGGATATGGGTCTTTCTATAAATCAGGAGTTATTTGATGCTGGAAATACCTCGTTTATTTTGAACGCCGGTTATGAATATGGAACAGACACCCGGTTTTTATCTCCAATGTATTCACTTGGTTTTAACAGCCTGCAAACGCTTGTGTTGGGTACAGAAGATTATTTTGATTATTTCAGAAATGAAAAAATGTTTGCAGGAATCACGATGGAAAATCTGTTTCCAGAACTGGATGTGACAGTAACGGGGAATCGGGAATTACACAACTCTTTTGATGAAACCCCGGTCTTTAACTACAGTTTGTTTGGTTGGCATAAAGATCGCAGACCAAATCCGGCAATTGATGAAGGGACATTACAATCAATTTCACTCAATGTAGCTTATAATAAAGTGCCGAAAGATTTCGGATTTATGGGAAAAAATCAGGTCATTTTAATGGCTGAACACAGCAGCGATGCTCTTGGAAGTGATTTCGATTTTACAAGATTTTCCGCACAGGTTGACGTACACATTGAAACGTTTTACCAACGAAGGCTTTTTGCGAATGCACTTGATCTCTTCTTTGCCGGGGGAACCTACCTTGGAGATTATTTGCCATTGCAACGGTTTGGAAGTGTTGACGGAGCTATGAACCGGTTTACTCCTTTTGGTGTGATTAAAACCCGCAAATCAGTTCCATATGTGGGCAGACGATATTGGACCGCATATGGGGAGCATAATTTCAGAACGATACCATTTGAACTGCTTGGTATCGATTATCTTGTGGATAAGGGCTGGGGAATTATCCTGTTTGGTGGCGCCGGCTATGCGGATGCTAAAAACGAAGATCCCTATAATCTGTTGATTTCAGATGATATTCATACAGAGATAGGGGCAAGTTTGAACAGTGTATTTGGAATTATTCGGCTGGATTTTGCTAAACGCCTCGATGCTCCCGGATTCTTTATCGGGTTTAGCGTTCCAAAATATTTTTAA
- a CDS encoding OmpA family protein — translation MLKPLKIVSFTLFISALILSGCGPSGPGPEPDPLTIEYLRSLSDEELQQRDSDGDDVNDYDELYVYETNPLEPDTDDDGLNDYDEIFEYGTDPLVADSDEDGLSDGDEANVYNTDPLNPDSDGDGLSDGDEVNVHETDPLNTDTDGDGLDDGAEVNEYGTDPINNDSDGDGFSDGLEIEEGTDPLDPEDPPFIREGSMNTINFGFDQSNITDRAAQLLSLNVERLLRAQAFSVRVDAYTDHIGGDQYNLRLSVRRANSVADFYKRNGISEDRIELRGLGKAPVPCAEAEMDANTPGCEKNRRAESHPVNPHSFTPMNN, via the coding sequence ATGCTCAAACCACTCAAGATTGTTTCTTTTACACTTTTCATTTCTGCACTGATTTTATCCGGATGTGGGCCAAGCGGTCCCGGACCTGAGCCTGATCCCCTAACCATTGAATACCTTCGGAGCCTTTCTGACGAAGAACTCCAACAGAGAGACAGCGATGGTGATGACGTAAATGATTACGATGAACTGTACGTTTACGAGACCAATCCGTTGGAGCCTGATACAGATGATGACGGATTGAACGATTACGATGAGATTTTTGAATATGGAACAGATCCTCTGGTTGCTGATTCTGATGAAGACGGACTTAGTGATGGAGATGAAGCAAATGTTTACAATACGGATCCATTGAATCCGGATTCTGACGGTGATGGTTTGAGTGACGGTGATGAAGTAAATGTGCACGAAACCGATCCGCTAAATACAGATACAGATGGCGATGGCCTGGATGATGGCGCTGAAGTAAATGAATATGGTACAGATCCAATAAATAATGATTCTGATGGCGACGGATTCAGTGATGGCCTTGAAATTGAAGAAGGTACAGATCCCCTTGATCCTGAAGATCCTCCTTTTATCCGAGAAGGTTCCATGAATACGATTAACTTTGGATTTGATCAATCAAACATTACCGACAGAGCTGCTCAACTCTTGTCACTCAACGTTGAAAGACTGCTGAGAGCACAAGCATTTAGTGTTCGGGTTGATGCTTATACCGACCACATTGGCGGCGACCAGTACAACCTCCGCTTAAGTGTGAGGAGAGCGAATTCGGTAGCAGATTTTTATAAGAGAAACGGAATCAGTGAAGATAGGATTGAGCTCCGCGGATTAGGGAAAGCACCTGTGCCATGTGCCGAAGCCGAAATGGATGCAAATACCCCCGGTTGTGAGAAGAACAGAAGAGCGGAATCGCATCCGGTGAATCCTCATTCATTCACTCCAATGAATAACTGA
- a CDS encoding PqqD family peptide modification chaperone → MGIAKETYLRVNEPHVVHETIEGEAILLNLSTGNYYSIEWPGTVIWDLICESGDVDGINQAFQKADKTKRNEIEKAFDGFLKTLVEEELLVVDEKSSPVPFEVDKQTAEEFKKAVEKLDKLSLNKYSDMKDMLLLDPIHDVDEKGWPEPKKEPKQEK, encoded by the coding sequence ATGGGTATCGCAAAAGAAACTTATTTACGAGTTAATGAACCGCATGTAGTACATGAAACCATAGAAGGCGAAGCCATCTTATTGAATTTAAGTACCGGGAATTATTACAGCATTGAATGGCCGGGAACGGTTATTTGGGATCTGATATGCGAATCAGGTGATGTTGATGGGATAAATCAAGCCTTTCAGAAAGCGGATAAAACCAAGAGAAATGAGATTGAGAAAGCGTTCGATGGATTTCTGAAAACTCTCGTCGAGGAAGAATTGCTGGTAGTGGATGAGAAAAGTTCACCTGTTCCTTTTGAAGTGGACAAACAAACTGCAGAGGAATTTAAAAAAGCAGTGGAGAAGCTCGACAAACTCAGCCTTAACAAGTACTCGGATATGAAAGATATGTTGCTTTTAGACCCGATCCACGATGTTGATGAAAAGGGCTGGCCAGAGCCCAAAAAGGAACCTAAACAAGAAAAATAG
- a CDS encoding nucleotidyltransferase family protein: MQSSVGGAFPSPSQEMLLKAALMDKDVALPAWKQWRKEVDFELDVDHGSFRLLPLTYHNLSSFGYSDDLVEGRLKGIYRQAWIKNQQLFYKTGTVLETLHKTGIKTAVLKGIALTEWVYKNYGIRPMADMDILVPFTEAHHAIDVLKNTGFVLQDTHLLQHNLDYGRGIAFKDADNTEIDLHWHAISHAHENIEITDFWDEVIPIEIAGVKTHIFSATDNLFHTIVHGIRKNPEPPIRWVADAVTIINSKDVSVDWQRLLLYSQKLRVYLQIKEALLYIKKHFGADIPREVIDQINNYKPSYVEKVVYWHGKKIGDNALEFTFSDRVYSFYARYLRQTNREGLVSIHFGLIGYALDRMKARLKE; encoded by the coding sequence GTGCAATCGAGTGTTGGGGGAGCTTTCCCGAGCCCATCCCAGGAAATGCTTCTCAAAGCAGCATTGATGGATAAAGATGTTGCTCTGCCAGCGTGGAAGCAATGGAGAAAAGAAGTAGATTTCGAATTAGATGTCGATCATGGTTCATTTCGGTTGCTACCCCTTACCTATCATAATCTTTCCTCATTTGGCTATTCAGATGATCTTGTCGAGGGCCGCTTAAAAGGAATTTACCGGCAAGCCTGGATTAAAAATCAACAGCTTTTCTATAAAACCGGAACGGTTCTCGAGACGTTGCATAAAACTGGAATTAAAACAGCCGTTCTGAAAGGGATTGCTCTCACCGAATGGGTCTATAAAAATTACGGCATCCGGCCTATGGCAGATATGGATATTCTGGTCCCATTTACAGAGGCTCACCATGCAATTGACGTTTTAAAAAATACCGGTTTTGTTTTACAAGACACTCATCTGCTTCAGCATAACCTGGATTATGGCAGGGGTATAGCTTTCAAGGATGCGGACAATACTGAAATCGATCTTCACTGGCACGCCATCAGCCATGCTCACGAAAATATTGAGATCACAGATTTTTGGGATGAAGTGATCCCGATTGAAATTGCCGGGGTGAAGACACATATTTTCTCCGCCACGGATAATCTCTTTCATACCATTGTCCACGGAATACGGAAAAACCCCGAGCCACCTATTCGATGGGTTGCAGATGCCGTTACCATCATCAATTCAAAAGATGTTTCTGTGGATTGGCAACGACTTTTGTTGTACTCACAAAAGCTTCGGGTGTACCTTCAGATAAAAGAGGCCTTGTTGTATATTAAAAAACATTTTGGTGCCGATATTCCTCGGGAAGTGATAGACCAAATTAATAACTACAAACCTTCTTATGTCGAAAAAGTTGTTTATTGGCATGGGAAGAAAATCGGTGATAACGCTCTTGAGTTTACATTTTCCGATCGGGTTTATTCATTCTACGCCAGATATTTGCGACAAACCAACCGGGAAGGATTGGTGTCCATTCATTTTGGATTGATTGGATATGCATTAGATAGAATGAAAGCTCGCCTGAAAGAGTAA